One Shewanella sp. MR-4 DNA window includes the following coding sequences:
- the pyk gene encoding pyruvate kinase → MFRRTKIVTTLGPATDRDDNLRRIIAAGANVVRLNFSHGSPEDHLKRATQAREIAKELGVHVAILGDLQGPKIRVSTFKDNKKVQLNLGQAYILDAELGKGEGDENQVGIDYKQLPDDVKIGDILMLDDGRVQLRVERVEGRKVHTTVTVAGPLSNNKGINKQGGGLSAAALTEKDKADILTAAMIQVDYLAVSFPRSGADLEYARSLAQQAGSNALIVAKVERAEAVASEEAMDDVILASDVVMVARGDLGVEIGDAALVAVQKKLIARSRQLNKIVITATQMMESMISSPMPTRAEVMDVANAVLDGTDAVMLSAETAAGDFPEETVKAMANVCIGAESHPSVKVSKHRLDARFTSVEETIALSTMYAANHLEGVKAIIALTESGATPKLMSRISSSLPILGLSRHETTLAKMALYRGVLPIYFDSTIYPADELAQKALESLTTAGYLQSGDLVLMTKGDAMETIGGTNTCKVLIVA, encoded by the coding sequence ATGTTCCGCAGAACCAAAATCGTCACCACTCTGGGCCCCGCCACTGACCGTGACGATAACTTACGCCGTATTATCGCGGCAGGTGCAAACGTTGTTCGTCTTAACTTCTCCCACGGTTCCCCCGAAGATCATCTCAAACGCGCGACTCAAGCTCGCGAAATTGCAAAAGAATTAGGTGTCCATGTTGCTATTTTAGGTGACTTACAAGGTCCTAAGATCCGTGTATCTACCTTTAAAGACAACAAAAAAGTTCAACTGAACTTAGGTCAAGCCTACATTCTGGATGCCGAGTTAGGTAAAGGCGAAGGCGACGAGAATCAAGTCGGTATCGACTACAAGCAATTGCCAGACGATGTGAAAATTGGCGATATCCTGATGCTCGACGACGGCCGTGTACAACTGCGTGTTGAGCGCGTTGAAGGTCGTAAAGTGCACACGACTGTTACCGTTGCTGGCCCTCTATCAAACAATAAAGGGATCAACAAACAAGGTGGTGGTCTATCTGCAGCGGCTCTGACTGAAAAAGACAAGGCTGATATCCTGACTGCGGCCATGATCCAAGTGGATTACTTAGCCGTGTCTTTCCCACGTAGTGGCGCCGATCTGGAATACGCGCGTTCTTTAGCGCAGCAAGCTGGCAGTAATGCACTGATCGTCGCAAAAGTAGAACGTGCTGAAGCCGTGGCTAGCGAAGAAGCGATGGATGATGTAATTTTAGCCTCTGACGTAGTCATGGTTGCCCGTGGTGACTTAGGGGTTGAGATTGGTGATGCAGCGCTTGTAGCAGTACAGAAGAAGCTTATCGCTCGCTCTCGTCAACTGAATAAAATCGTGATCACTGCGACTCAAATGATGGAGTCAATGATTTCGAGCCCAATGCCTACTCGCGCGGAAGTCATGGACGTGGCCAACGCCGTGCTCGATGGTACTGACGCAGTGATGCTGTCTGCCGAAACTGCTGCTGGTGACTTCCCAGAAGAAACCGTTAAGGCGATGGCGAATGTGTGTATCGGTGCCGAATCTCACCCAAGCGTGAAAGTTTCTAAGCACAGATTAGATGCACGTTTCACTTCAGTTGAAGAAACGATTGCACTATCGACTATGTATGCTGCTAACCACTTAGAAGGCGTGAAAGCAATTATTGCCTTAACTGAGTCTGGCGCAACACCTAAACTGATGTCACGTATCAGTTCATCTTTACCCATCCTTGGTTTATCACGCCATGAGACAACGCTGGCGAAGATGGCACTGTACCGTGGTGTGTTACCGATTTACTTCGACTCAACCATTTATCCTGCCGATGAGTTAGCGCAAAAAGCGTTGGAATCATTAACAACTGCGGGTTATCTGCAGAGTGGCGACTTGGTATTAATGACCAAGGGTGATGCGATGGAAACTATCGGCGGCACTAACACTTGTAAAGTGTTGATCGTTGCATAA
- the zwf gene encoding glucose-6-phosphate dehydrogenase: MGKTTSGAKACDFVLFGTKGDLARRKLLPSLYQLDKAELLDKNTKVIGVAKDEFSQDEFRELVILALKTFVKEPLCEETVERFLSRCHYVGTNFTESAGYSAFHELLKPEERVMVSYFATPPAIFGDICRCLHEQNLIHSDSRVVLEKPIGSDLASSRVINDQVSAYFKENQVYRIDHYLGKETVQNLIALRFANSLFASKWDNRTIDHVQITVAEEVGIEGRWGYFDKAGQMRDMIQNHLLQVLTLVAMDPPVNLDADSIRDEKVKVLKSLRPINADNVYENTVRGQYSAGFLKGSPVPGYLEEEGANLQSHTETFVALRVDIDNWRWAGVPFYLRSGKRMPFKSSEIVVYFKNPPHNLYRSSYRNLPPNKLTIRLQPHEGVEIQMMNKVPGLEQKQRLQTTKLDLSFSDTFKNERIADAYERLLLEAMLGNQALFVRRDEVEQAWTWVDGIIQSWEQSNEKPKPYPAGTWGPVASVALITKDGRSWDE; the protein is encoded by the coding sequence ATGGGCAAAACAACATCAGGCGCCAAAGCTTGTGACTTCGTACTCTTTGGTACTAAAGGCGACTTGGCACGACGCAAGTTGTTACCTTCTTTATACCAGCTAGATAAAGCTGAACTTCTGGATAAAAACACCAAAGTCATTGGGGTTGCCAAAGATGAGTTCAGTCAGGATGAATTTAGAGAACTCGTCATCCTTGCGTTAAAAACCTTCGTAAAAGAACCGCTCTGCGAAGAGACTGTCGAACGTTTCTTGTCCCGCTGCCATTATGTCGGCACGAATTTCACCGAATCTGCAGGCTACAGCGCCTTCCATGAATTGCTCAAACCAGAAGAGCGCGTCATGGTCAGTTATTTTGCCACCCCTCCTGCGATTTTTGGTGATATCTGCCGCTGTCTACACGAACAAAATCTTATCCATAGCGATTCTCGCGTGGTACTCGAAAAGCCCATTGGCTCTGATCTCGCTTCTTCCCGCGTGATTAACGATCAAGTTTCTGCCTACTTCAAAGAAAACCAAGTTTATCGTATCGACCATTACTTAGGTAAAGAGACGGTCCAAAACCTGATTGCGCTGCGTTTTGCTAACTCGTTATTCGCGTCTAAGTGGGACAACCGGACCATTGACCATGTCCAGATCACCGTTGCTGAAGAAGTGGGTATCGAAGGCCGTTGGGGTTACTTCGATAAAGCCGGTCAGATGCGCGATATGATCCAAAACCACTTACTGCAAGTGTTGACACTGGTTGCCATGGATCCTCCGGTTAACTTAGATGCCGACAGTATTCGCGATGAAAAAGTGAAAGTACTGAAGTCGCTGCGCCCAATTAATGCCGACAATGTCTATGAAAACACTGTCCGTGGTCAGTACAGTGCCGGCTTCCTCAAGGGCAGTCCAGTTCCTGGGTATTTAGAGGAAGAGGGCGCTAACCTTCAGTCCCACACCGAAACCTTTGTGGCGCTGCGTGTCGATATCGACAACTGGCGTTGGGCGGGCGTGCCATTTTATCTGCGTAGCGGTAAACGCATGCCGTTCAAGAGCTCTGAAATTGTGGTGTATTTTAAAAACCCACCCCACAACTTGTATCGCTCAAGCTACCGTAACTTGCCACCTAACAAGTTAACCATCCGTCTGCAACCACATGAAGGGGTTGAGATCCAGATGATGAACAAGGTGCCGGGGCTAGAGCAGAAGCAACGTTTACAAACCACTAAACTCGACTTGAGTTTCTCGGATACCTTTAAAAATGAGCGTATCGCCGATGCTTACGAGCGTCTGTTGCTCGAAGCCATGCTCGGTAACCAAGCACTGTTCGTTCGCCGTGACGAAGTAGAGCAGGCTTGGACTTGGGTGGATGGCATCATCCAATCATGGGAACAAAGTAACGAGAAACCGAAACCTTATCCTGCGGGCACTTGGGGACCTGTAGCGTCGGTCGCGCTGATCACCAAAGACGGCCGTTCGTGGGATGAATAG
- the edd gene encoding phosphogluconate dehydratase — MHSVVQSVTDRIIARSKASREAYLAALNDARNHGVHRSSLSCGNLAHGFAACSPDDKNSLRQLTKANIGIITAFNDMLSAHQPYETYPELLKKACQEVGSVAQVAGGVPAMCDGVTQGQPGMELSLLSREVIAMATAVGLSHNMFDGALLLGICDKIVPGLLIGALSFGHLPMLFVPAGPMKSGIPNKEKARIRQQFAQGKVDRAQLLEAEAQSYHSAGTCTFYGTANSNQLMLEVMGLQLPGSSFVNPDDPLREALNKMAAKQVCRLTELGTQYSPIGEVVNEKSVVNGIVALLATGGSTNLTMHIVAAARAAGIIVNWDDFSELSDAVPLLARVYPNGHADINHFHAAGGMAFLIKELLDAGLLHEDVNTVAGFGLRRYTQEPKLLDGEVRWVDGPTVSLDTEVLTSVATPFQNNGGLKLLKGNLGRAVIKVSAVQEKHRVVEAPAVVIDDQNKLDALFKSGALDRDCVVVVKGQGPKANGMPELHKLTPLLGSLQDKGFKVALMTDGRMSGASGKVPAAIHLTPEAIDGGLIAKVQDGDLIRVDALTGELSLLVSDAELAARTATEIDLRHSRYGMGRELFGALRSNLSSPETGARSTSAIDELY; from the coding sequence ATGCACTCAGTCGTTCAATCTGTTACCGACAGAATTATTGCCCGTAGCAAAGCATCTCGTGAAGCGTATTTAGCCGCGTTAAATGATGCTCGTAACCATGGCGTACACCGTAGCTCCTTAAGCTGCGGTAACTTAGCCCACGGTTTTGCTGCTTGTAGTCCAGATGACAAAAATTCATTGCGTCAACTGACCAAAGCTAACATCGGGATTATTACCGCATTCAACGATATGTTGTCTGCACACCAACCCTATGAAACCTATCCTGAATTGCTGAAAAAAGCTTGTCAGGAAGTGGGCAGTGTTGCACAGGTCGCAGGTGGTGTACCCGCGATGTGTGACGGTGTGACTCAAGGTCAACCCGGGATGGAACTGAGCTTACTGAGTCGTGAAGTGATTGCCATGGCGACGGCGGTGGGCTTATCCCACAACATGTTTGATGGCGCCTTATTACTGGGTATCTGCGACAAAATCGTGCCGGGCTTATTGATTGGCGCCTTAAGTTTTGGCCATTTACCTATGCTGTTTGTGCCTGCAGGCCCAATGAAGTCGGGGATCCCAAACAAGGAAAAAGCCCGTATTCGCCAGCAATTTGCCCAAGGTAAAGTCGATAGAGCGCAGCTGCTTGAAGCCGAAGCGCAGTCTTACCACAGCGCTGGTACCTGTACCTTCTACGGTACGGCCAACTCGAATCAGCTGATGCTTGAAGTGATGGGGCTGCAATTGCCGGGTTCATCATTTGTAAATCCTGACGATCCACTGCGTGAAGCCCTGAATAAAATGGCGGCCAAGCAAGTGTGCCGCTTAACCGAACTGGGTACTCAATACAGCCCAATCGGTGAAGTGGTTAACGAGAAATCCGTCGTGAACGGCATAGTGGCGCTACTGGCAACGGGTGGTTCAACTAACTTAACCATGCACATTGTGGCGGCGGCGCGTGCGGCCGGCATTATCGTTAACTGGGATGATTTTTCTGAATTATCTGACGCGGTTCCATTATTGGCACGTGTTTATCCAAACGGTCATGCGGACATTAACCACTTCCACGCCGCAGGCGGTATGGCTTTCCTTATCAAGGAATTACTCGATGCGGGCCTACTGCACGAGGATGTCAACACAGTTGCAGGTTTTGGTCTACGTCGTTACACCCAAGAGCCCAAATTACTCGATGGCGAGGTGCGCTGGGTAGATGGTCCAACCGTCAGCCTAGATACCGAAGTATTAACGTCTGTCGCTACGCCTTTCCAAAACAACGGTGGCTTAAAACTGCTTAAGGGCAACTTGGGTCGTGCTGTGATTAAAGTGTCAGCCGTGCAAGAAAAGCACCGTGTAGTTGAAGCGCCAGCCGTGGTGATTGACGATCAAAACAAACTGGATGCGCTGTTTAAATCCGGCGCATTAGACCGAGATTGTGTGGTGGTAGTAAAAGGTCAAGGGCCGAAAGCGAACGGTATGCCAGAGCTGCACAAGTTAACGCCGCTGTTAGGCTCTTTGCAGGATAAAGGCTTTAAAGTGGCACTGATGACCGACGGTCGTATGTCAGGCGCATCGGGCAAAGTACCAGCAGCGATTCACTTAACGCCAGAGGCTATCGATGGCGGGCTGATTGCCAAAGTGCAAGATGGCGATCTTATTCGTGTCGACGCGCTGACCGGTGAGCTGAGCTTATTGGTCTCTGATGCCGAACTTGCCGCGAGAACCGCTACAGAAATCGATTTACGCCACTCACGCTATGGAATGGGTCGTGAGTTGTTTGGGGCACTGCGTTCAAACTTAAGCAGTCCAGAAACCGGTGCGCGCAGTACCAGCGCCATTGACGAACTTTATTAA
- the pgl gene encoding 6-phosphogluconolactonase — protein MIKETVFKSFDTPAALEQQLANKIASQLQEAVDARGKASLVVSGGSTPLKLFELLSMKSIDWSDVYVTLADERWVDVEDSASNERLVREHLLQNRAANAKFRGLKNMFSTAEAGADMTAESLSNFPRPFDVVVLGMGNDGHTCSWFPCSAELNDALSTQALCVATNPTTAPHGRITLSKNAILNSRQIYLHLVGEQKLSVYRQALENDDVNAMPIRAVLAQRKTPVDVFWSA, from the coding sequence ATGATTAAAGAAACCGTATTTAAATCCTTTGATACACCTGCAGCGCTCGAGCAACAGTTGGCGAATAAGATCGCCAGCCAGTTGCAAGAGGCTGTGGATGCGCGTGGTAAGGCTAGCTTAGTCGTTTCCGGCGGCTCAACACCGCTGAAACTGTTTGAGCTCCTCAGCATGAAATCCATCGATTGGAGTGATGTTTATGTCACGCTCGCCGATGAGCGCTGGGTAGATGTGGAAGACAGTGCATCGAATGAGCGTTTAGTGCGTGAACATTTACTGCAAAACCGCGCGGCCAATGCCAAGTTCCGCGGATTAAAGAATATGTTTTCCACCGCCGAAGCGGGCGCCGATATGACCGCCGAGTCGCTGTCTAATTTTCCGCGTCCCTTCGATGTAGTGGTGCTCGGTATGGGCAACGATGGTCACACTTGCTCATGGTTCCCTTGCAGCGCCGAGTTAAATGATGCCTTGAGCACTCAGGCCCTGTGTGTGGCAACCAATCCCACCACAGCGCCCCACGGCCGGATCACATTATCTAAGAATGCGATCCTCAATAGCAGACAGATTTATCTGCATTTGGTCGGGGAACAGAAATTATCCGTATATCGTCAAGCCTTAGAAAATGATGATGTTAATGCTATGCCCATCAGAGCCGTATTAGCGCAGCGTAAAACGCCCGTTGACGTGTTCTGGAGCGCTTAA
- a CDS encoding bifunctional 4-hydroxy-2-oxoglutarate aldolase/2-dehydro-3-deoxy-phosphogluconate aldolase — protein sequence MLENNWSLQPQDIFKRSPIVPVMVINKIEHAVPLAKALVAGGISVLEVTLRTPCALEAITKIAQEVPEALVGAGTILNEAQLDQAIAAGAQFIITPGATVELLKAGMQGPVPLIPGVASISEVMTGMALGYTHFKFFPAEASGGVDALKAFSGPLADIRFCPTGGITPSSYKDYLALKNVDCIGGSWIAPTDAMEQGDWARITQLCKDAIGGL from the coding sequence ATGCTTGAGAATAACTGGTCATTACAACCACAAGATATTTTTAAACGCAGCCCTATTGTTCCTGTTATGGTCATTAACAAGATTGAACATGCGGTGCCGTTGGCTAAAGCCTTAGTCGCTGGCGGGATCAGCGTTTTGGAAGTGACATTACGTACTCCATGCGCCCTCGAAGCTATCACTAAAATCGCCCAAGAAGTGCCTGAGGCACTTGTTGGCGCGGGTACCATTTTAAATGAAGCCCAGCTCGATCAAGCGATTGCCGCCGGCGCACAATTTATTATCACCCCAGGGGCGACGGTTGAGCTGCTTAAAGCGGGTATGCAAGGCCCTGTGCCTTTGATCCCTGGCGTTGCCAGTATCTCCGAAGTGATGACGGGCATGGCGCTCGGTTACACACACTTTAAATTCTTCCCAGCGGAAGCTTCGGGCGGTGTGGATGCGCTAAAAGCATTCTCTGGCCCATTAGCGGATATCCGTTTCTGCCCAACGGGTGGAATTACGCCAAGCAGCTATAAAGATTACTTAGCGCTGAAAAATGTGGATTGTATCGGCGGCAGTTGGATTGCCCCAACCGATGCAATGGAGCAGGGCGATTGGGCGCGTATCACCCAATTGTGTAAAGATGCGATTGGCGGACTCTAA
- a CDS encoding anti-phage deoxyguanosine triphosphatase, whose protein sequence is MSSSVWQERRHGEDKQRRNDHRSPFQRDRARILHSAAFRRLQAKTQVLGVGMNDFYRTRLTHSLEVSQIGTGIAAQLSRKYPEHKPLLGSMSLLESLCLAHDIGHPPFGHGGEVALNYMMRHHGGFEGNGQTFRILSKLEPYTEAFGMNLCRRTMLGILKYPAPQSLLFVPGSHPEITNHRQLKPSQWPPVKGIFDDDSDIFDWVLEPLSVADRARFTSVQPSLQPNYPHLRTQFKSFDCSIMELADDIAYAVHDLEDAIVMGIVTASQWQQDVAPTLKHSGDPWIRQELADIGTKLFSHEHHLRKDAIGTLVNGFVTAIIINDDPAFEEPLLRFNASLEPEFANALNVLKQLVFKYVIRKPEIQMLEYKGQQIVMGLFEAFASDPERLLPLNTQERWRTSELQGQNSHRVLADYISGMTDEFAGRLYQQLFSPKAGSNVELSKEM, encoded by the coding sequence ATGAGCTCAAGTGTTTGGCAAGAACGCCGCCATGGCGAAGATAAACAAAGACGTAATGATCATCGAAGCCCTTTCCAAAGGGACAGAGCAAGGATCCTCCACTCCGCCGCTTTTCGCCGCCTACAGGCCAAAACCCAAGTGCTTGGGGTGGGCATGAATGACTTTTATCGCACACGCTTAACCCATTCACTCGAAGTGTCACAAATCGGCACGGGCATCGCCGCACAGCTCAGCCGCAAGTATCCCGAGCATAAGCCTTTATTAGGCTCGATGAGCCTACTCGAATCCCTCTGTCTTGCCCATGATATTGGCCATCCACCCTTTGGTCACGGCGGTGAAGTCGCGCTCAACTATATGATGCGCCACCACGGTGGCTTTGAAGGCAATGGCCAGACGTTTCGTATTCTCTCGAAACTCGAGCCTTATACCGAGGCCTTTGGGATGAATCTGTGCCGCCGTACTATGCTCGGCATTTTAAAATATCCCGCGCCGCAATCACTGCTCTTTGTGCCGGGATCACATCCTGAAATCACCAATCACAGACAGCTTAAACCATCACAATGGCCGCCTGTTAAAGGCATATTCGACGATGATAGCGACATTTTCGATTGGGTACTGGAACCGTTATCCGTTGCCGATAGAGCGCGCTTTACCTCCGTTCAGCCGAGCCTGCAGCCAAACTACCCGCATCTACGCACTCAGTTTAAATCCTTCGATTGCTCGATTATGGAGCTGGCAGACGACATCGCCTACGCCGTGCACGATCTTGAAGATGCGATTGTCATGGGCATAGTCACCGCCTCACAATGGCAACAGGATGTGGCGCCGACACTTAAGCACAGTGGCGATCCTTGGATCCGCCAGGAGCTTGCCGATATCGGCACTAAGCTCTTCTCCCATGAACATCATCTGCGAAAGGATGCCATCGGTACCTTAGTAAATGGTTTTGTCACCGCCATTATTATCAACGACGATCCGGCTTTCGAGGAACCGTTGCTGCGGTTTAATGCCAGCCTCGAACCCGAATTTGCTAATGCGCTCAATGTGCTAAAGCAGTTAGTGTTTAAATACGTTATCCGTAAACCCGAGATCCAAATGCTAGAATACAAGGGACAACAGATTGTAATGGGGCTCTTTGAGGCGTTTGCCTCGGATCCTGAGCGGTTATTACCACTCAATACCCAAGAACGTTGGCGCACCAGTGAGCTGCAAGGTCAAAACAGCCACAGGGTGTTGGCGGATTATATTTCTGGCATGACGGATGAATTTGCCGGACGACTGTACCAGCAGTTATTTAGCCCCAAGGCCGGCTCGAACGTGGAACTCAGCAAAGAGATGTAG
- a CDS encoding MurR/RpiR family transcriptional regulator, whose translation MNTLEKVQKSLTHFSKSERKVAEVILASPQTAIHSSIATLAKMADVSEPTVNRFCRRLDTKGFPDFKLHLAQSLANGTPYVSRHVEEDDSPESYTTKIFESSMASLDTARQSLDVTAINKAVDILTQAKTISFFGLGASASVAHDAQNKFFRFNVPVICFDDVLMQRMSCINSNEGDVVVLISHTGRTKSLIEIARLARENGAAVIGITARNSPLSMECTLPVTMEVPEDTDMYLPMASRLAQLVTIDVLATGFTLRRGPRFRDNLKRVKEVLKESRINKDPIL comes from the coding sequence ATGAATACCCTAGAAAAGGTTCAAAAAAGCCTCACCCATTTTAGTAAGTCAGAACGCAAGGTTGCAGAGGTGATCTTAGCCTCTCCGCAAACAGCTATTCACTCGAGTATTGCCACTCTAGCTAAGATGGCAGATGTGAGTGAACCTACTGTGAACCGTTTCTGTCGCCGCTTAGATACTAAAGGCTTTCCTGATTTTAAGTTACATCTGGCGCAAAGTCTCGCAAACGGTACGCCTTATGTGAGCCGCCATGTGGAAGAAGATGACTCTCCAGAGTCTTACACGACAAAAATTTTCGAATCATCAATGGCTTCCTTAGATACAGCACGTCAAAGCTTAGACGTCACTGCCATCAATAAAGCCGTGGATATTCTGACTCAAGCCAAAACCATCTCCTTCTTTGGCTTAGGCGCTTCGGCCTCCGTTGCCCATGATGCCCAGAATAAATTTTTCCGTTTTAATGTGCCTGTCATCTGTTTTGACGATGTTCTGATGCAGCGCATGAGCTGTATTAACAGCAATGAAGGCGATGTTGTGGTGCTGATTTCCCATACAGGCCGCACTAAATCATTGATAGAAATAGCGCGTTTAGCGAGAGAAAACGGCGCGGCTGTGATTGGTATTACGGCTCGTAACTCACCGTTATCCATGGAATGTACACTGCCCGTGACGATGGAAGTGCCTGAAGATACCGATATGTATTTGCCTATGGCCTCGCGTTTAGCGCAATTGGTGACTATAGATGTATTGGCGACTGGTTTTACCCTACGCCGCGGCCCACGTTTCCGTGACAATTTAAAGCGTGTGAAAGAAGTGTTGAAAGAGTCTCGTATCAATAAAGATCCGATACTGTAA